In one Zalophus californianus isolate mZalCal1 chromosome 10, mZalCal1.pri.v2, whole genome shotgun sequence genomic region, the following are encoded:
- the LOC113933370 gene encoding 40S ribosomal protein S12-like, translating into MAEEGIAAGGVMDVNTALQEVLKTALIHDGLARGIHEAAKALDKRQAHLCVLASNCDEPIYVKLVEALCVEHQINLIKVDDNKKLGEWVGLCKIDREGKPRKVVGCSCVVVKDYGKESQVKEVIEEYFKCKK; encoded by the coding sequence ATGGCCGAGGAAGGCATTGCTGCTGGAGGTGTAATGGATGTTAATACTGCTTTACAAGAGGTGCTGAAGACCGCCCTCATCCACGATGGCCTAGCACGTGGAATTCACGAAGCTGCCAAAGCCTTAGACAAGCGCCAGGCCCATCTTTGTGTGCTTGCATCCAACTGTGATGAACCTATCTATGTCAAGTTGGTGGAGGCCCTTTGTGTTGAACACCAAATCAACCTAATCAAGGTTGATGACAACAAGAAACTAGGGGAATGGGTAGGACTCTGTAAaattgacagagagggaaaaccCCGTAAAGTGGTTGGCTGCAGTTGTGTGGTAGTTAAGGACTATGGCAAAGAGTCTCAGGTGAAGGAGGTCATCGAGGAATACTTCAAGtgcaagaaatga